A window of the Mannheimia granulomatis genome harbors these coding sequences:
- the bioC gene encoding malonyl-ACP O-methyltransferase BioC, producing the protein MEKITALQIQKCFSAALNQYEQNATVQQQIAQKLTSLLTKQSIIQFDSCLEIGCGTGHLTRALNNQYQIKQWYIQDLCDCSSFLEKILPQGNFHFHQSNAELCPLDGKYHLVASASAVQWFHEKQLFIRHSASQLKANGILLFSTFAEHNLREIKQLTGIGLSYPSMNEWQQWLENDFDILQLNQEKIILELDSPKAVLQHLKSTGVTATNNIIWTKNTLQNFYHSYRENYTTATDKVSLTYEPLYCVAKKKEKEIK; encoded by the coding sequence ATGGAAAAAATAACCGCTTTACAGATACAAAAATGTTTTAGTGCGGCATTAAATCAATATGAGCAAAACGCAACTGTCCAGCAACAGATTGCACAAAAACTAACTTCATTGCTAACAAAGCAATCTATTATTCAATTCGACTCTTGTTTAGAAATCGGCTGTGGTACAGGTCACCTTACAAGAGCGTTAAATAATCAATACCAAATCAAACAATGGTATATCCAAGATTTATGTGACTGCAGCTCGTTTTTAGAAAAAATTCTGCCGCAAGGAAATTTTCATTTCCATCAAAGTAATGCTGAACTCTGCCCGCTTGATGGGAAATATCACTTAGTTGCTTCAGCCTCGGCTGTGCAATGGTTTCACGAAAAACAGTTATTCATCCGACATAGTGCCTCTCAGCTAAAAGCTAATGGCATCTTACTTTTTAGCACTTTTGCCGAGCATAACTTACGAGAAATAAAACAGCTCACCGGGATCGGATTAAGCTATCCTTCTATGAATGAATGGCAACAATGGTTAGAAAATGATTTCGATATTCTTCAACTAAACCAAGAAAAAATAATCTTAGAGCTAGATTCGCCTAAAGCTGTCTTACAACATTTGAAATCAACAGGGGTTACCGCAACTAACAACATTATTTGGACAAAAAACACCTTACAAAATTTTTATCATAGTTATCGGGAAAATTACACTACAGCAACGGATAAGGTCTCTCTGACCTATGAACCACTTTATTGTGTAGCGAAGAAAAAAGAGAAGGAAATAAAATGA